Genomic segment of uncultured Tolumonas sp.:
GCCGTACCGGTTTATCAAATTAAAGACGAAATCGAACGCTATAGAATTCAGGTTTTCTCGTCTAACTATGCGCTATATGCCGACATGTCATCACGAGTGATGTCGGTGTTGGAAATGCTGGCACCTCGCGTCGAAGTTTATTCGATTGATGAAGCTTTTCTGGATCTATCAGGTGTATCAAATGCCACCGAATTAGAAACGTTTGGTAAACAAGTCAAAGAGACCGTTGGTAAATGGACTGGAATAAACGTTTGTGTTGGCATTGCACCGACCAAAACACTAGCAAAGTTAGCCAACCATGCGGCCAAAACGTACCCTGCTACTGGTGGTGTCGTCGATTTAACTGCTCGGACTAGACAGCGAAAATTACTTGAACTCATGCCCGTTGAAGAAGTTTGGGGAATTGGTCGCCGATTATCAAAACAATTGAATATGTTAGGAATTAAAACTGCACTCCAATTAGCCGACGCAGACCCTAAAAATATCAGAAGACAGTTCTCTGTTGTCGTTGAACGCACAGTATATGAGCTAAATGGCGAATCATGTTTAGAATTAGAAGACATCACGCCAACCAAGAAACAGATACTTTGCTCCCGTTCTTTTGGCCAGCGGATAACAGAATATCGGCAAATGCGCGAAGCTATCTGTGATTATGCAGCTAGAGGAGCCGAAAAACTCCGAACTGAAAAACAATACGCTAAATCGGTAACTGTATTTATAAGAACAAACCCTAACTCCAGCAGAGATCCATATTATTCAAACTCAGCGACTGCCAATCTGCAAATTCCCACGGATGACAGTAGAGACATCATTATGTATGCCCATCGCATGCTTCGCCTAATCTGGAAAGATGGTTATCGGTACATGAAAGGTGGAATTATGCTCGGTGATTTCTATGAACCAGGCATTTACCAACTAAGCCTTTTTGATGAAGTTAACAGCCGCCCTGATAGTAAACAGTTGATGTCCGTTATCGACAAAATCAACTACAGCGGCAAAGGTAACATCTGGTTTGCAGGGCAAGGCATCAGGCAGGAATGGGCTATGAAACGCGGACATTTATCGCCTGCGTATACAACTAAGTGGAATGAGTTGCCATTAGTTTTATAACTTGTAGTTTAATACATACTTATGTGCTAGCGAAACTATTATATGATAAATGGACGAATATGAATCCATTGTGTAAAATAACTTCAGTTATTGACCTATTAAATTTATATAATGAAAAAAACTAAAAAAATTCAACATTCTGATGCGTTAATGAATTTGTATGAAAACTATTCTTTAGAACCATTCATTAGACACATTAGATTTCCTTATTTAAAAAATATTGATCCACAGTCTAAAATTTCTTTTAGTTACCCTATCACAGCTTTAGTTGGACGAAATGGAACAAATAAAAGCTCTGTGCTGCGAGCACTATATGGCTCACCTAACAATTATTCACTGGGAAATCTATGGTTTTCAACAGAAATCGATGAAATAAAATTAAAGGAAGGTGGAGAACGGCCAAGATTTATCTACGGATATCACGATGCCAGTACAGACAAAATAGTTGAAGTTATCAAGCAAAGAATATTAAAAGATAGTGAT
This window contains:
- the umuC gene encoding translesion error-prone DNA polymerase V subunit UmuC, coding for MNNVFALVDCNNFYASCEKLFRPDIKHAPVVVLSNNDGCVVARSKEAKALGIKMAVPVYQIKDEIERYRIQVFSSNYALYADMSSRVMSVLEMLAPRVEVYSIDEAFLDLSGVSNATELETFGKQVKETVGKWTGINVCVGIAPTKTLAKLANHAAKTYPATGGVVDLTARTRQRKLLELMPVEEVWGIGRRLSKQLNMLGIKTALQLADADPKNIRRQFSVVVERTVYELNGESCLELEDITPTKKQILCSRSFGQRITEYRQMREAICDYAARGAEKLRTEKQYAKSVTVFIRTNPNSSRDPYYSNSATANLQIPTDDSRDIIMYAHRMLRLIWKDGYRYMKGGIMLGDFYEPGIYQLSLFDEVNSRPDSKQLMSVIDKINYSGKGNIWFAGQGIRQEWAMKRGHLSPAYTTKWNELPLVL